The Candidatus Thermoplasmatota archaeon nucleotide sequence TGAAGCTCTAAAGCGCTATGCGCAAAATATTGCGCAGTATATTGAGCGTACTGGTGTAATAGTGTCAATTCAAGGCGAGCCTTGCTACGGAGCTTGCGATTTAGAATTGCGCTCAAGCAAAAAGCTTGCGGTTAATTTAGGGCATGCAGAAATACCTTATTTGCGCTCAGAAAAAATTGTTTTTGTAGAATGCAAAGCTAAGCATGATATAAAAGAAGTTGTAAAAAAAGCTTGCGAAATACTAGATAAGAATGTGGGGCTTGCAACTATTGCTCAATATACTCACAAACTAGAAGAGGCAAGAAATGTTTTAGAAGAAAATGGTTTTAACGTGTTTATTGGCAAAGGCACGCGGAGATTAAAATATCCAGGTCAAGTCTTAGGCTGCAATTTCTCAGCTTGCTCATCAATTGCTAGCAAAGTCGATAATTATCTTTATTTAGGCACGGGCAATTTTCATCCTCTTGGCATAGCATTAGCAACTAATAAAAAAGTAGTTATCGCAGATCCAGAGCTTAATAAAAGCTCAGATATAGAGAATTTAAAGATAGAGATTCTAAAACAGCGATGGGGCGCAGTTGAAAAAGCCATGAGCGCAGAGTTTTTTGGTATTATTATAGGTAGGAAGCAAGGTCAGAGAAGGGAAAAGCTCGCACTCGATATTAAAAAAAGTCTTGAAAAAAAATCTAAAAAAGCGCTTTTAATAGAGCTGAGTAATATAGAGCCACAATATTTAGAAGGTTTTAATTGCGATGCCTTTGTTTGTACAGCCTGCCCCAGAATTGCAATAGATGATTTTGCAATGTTTAGCAAGCCTATGCTAACGCCTGTAGAGCTTGAAATTTTATTGGGGCTTAGAAAATGGAGCGACTATGAGTTCGACCAAATTGATTAGCATAAAGAAGAAAGAGCTTGAGAAAATATTGCAAAGAATACCCCAACATCCAGAGCCTAAGCCTGAACTAGAGCAATACGTTACTCCAGCATCTATAGCTGCTGATTTGCTCTTCCTAGCTTACTCAGATATTGTTGGCAATGAAGTTGTAGATTTAGGCTGCGGAACAGGGATATTTGCAATAGGCGCTAAATTAATGGGGGCTAGAAAATGCATAGGAGTAGATAAAGATGAGAAAGCGATTGCAGTTGCAAAGCAAATCTGCAATGCTTTGGGAGTGAAAAAAATTGAATTTGAAGTTTGCAGAATAGAAGATTTTAAAACTAAATGCGATATTGTAATTCAAAATCCTCCTTTCGGAGCGCAGGAAAAACAAAAGCACATAGATAGAATTTTTATAAAAAAAGCTTTGGAGCTTGCGCCTGTAGTCTACAGCTTCCATTTAACTGAGACAAAAAATTTTGTAAAGGCTTTTGTAGAGAGCTTAAATGCAGGTATAACATTTGAAAAAATCTATAAATTCCCAATCAAATATACATTTAAATTCCACAGAAAAGAAAAATTAGAATTTGAAGTCTCTTTGTTTAGATTCGAAAGGAAATGAAAAATACTAAAGATAAAATAGTACTTCCCGGCGAGCTCATAGGCACTGCAGAAGAGTTCATTGCCGGAGAAGGTACTTTTGAAGAAGGAAATAAAATTTTTGCATCTGTAGCAGGTGTTGTAGAGCGCGATCCCGGAGCTAAAACAATAAGGGTAATAGCTATTAATAAACCGT carries:
- the dph2 gene encoding diphthamide biosynthesis enzyme Dph2, which translates into the protein MGASEYDLELDKICRIVKTKRRKKIAIQLPEALKRYAQNIAQYIERTGVIVSIQGEPCYGACDLELRSSKKLAVNLGHAEIPYLRSEKIVFVECKAKHDIKEVVKKACEILDKNVGLATIAQYTHKLEEARNVLEENGFNVFIGKGTRRLKYPGQVLGCNFSACSSIASKVDNYLYLGTGNFHPLGIALATNKKVVIADPELNKSSDIENLKIEILKQRWGAVEKAMSAEFFGIIIGRKQGQRREKLALDIKKSLEKKSKKALLIELSNIEPQYLEGFNCDAFVCTACPRIAIDDFAMFSKPMLTPVELEILLGLRKWSDYEFDQID
- a CDS encoding METTL5 family protein, which translates into the protein MSSTKLISIKKKELEKILQRIPQHPEPKPELEQYVTPASIAADLLFLAYSDIVGNEVVDLGCGTGIFAIGAKLMGARKCIGVDKDEKAIAVAKQICNALGVKKIEFEVCRIEDFKTKCDIVIQNPPFGAQEKQKHIDRIFIKKALELAPVVYSFHLTETKNFVKAFVESLNAGITFEKIYKFPIKYTFKFHRKEKLEFEVSLFRFERK